In Nostoc piscinale CENA21, the genomic stretch CTCCGTTATTACCGCCAAATACTTATGTCTTCAGCGTTTGATCCATCTTTAGCGAGTGCCAGAATTGACAAGTTTTGGGAACTATCCGCCAGATTTGGACAAGAGGATAGTGCAAAAAACATCTACTTAAATGAAATTGTCAGCGATCGCTATACTCTGGTGAATGGTCTGCAAATACTCCGGGATGAATTACAATTTGCTGGGGCGAGTATTTCGGATTTAAAAGCTTGTGCGGCCGATTTGAGTTTACCGAGTGTTGTCACAACTTTGGCATATACTAACTGTGGCGATCGCATTCACCAAGGCGAGTCTACCAGAACTTATCGTGATGTGGTTGCTTCCCGGTTTGCCACTTTATCAGAAATTGGCGAGTTAAAAACAGAGACGTTTTTCCCCACCGGTGGCGGGACTGATGATGGTGCAACCTTAGCCCATGTCACCATCGCCCATCAATTAGATGAAACTTGGCGCAGCCAAATTTATGCAGGTAATTCTCAATCTTTTATTCTCGCCGCCCTCGATTTAAAAACCCATGTCGGACGTTTAGATTTAGGCGAACAATTAATCTACGGCAAAACCCAAGAATCTTTGTGGCGTGAACCCCGTGCGGCTTGTGGGGCAATTGTCGGCGCACTGACACATTTCAATTCCCGCAACATCGTCCATCAACGCCTACGCCGTGACATCGGCGAAGAAAATTACGAGTTTCTTTCATCCCAGCAGATTTTAGCTGACGATGGTACAGATATTACAATGGCTGTGGCAGCTGCGATCGTCGCTATTCGCGGACTGGAAAAAACAGCCATTGCTTTAGGCAAAGAAATGGATGAAAGAGGTATGGCGCATCTCACCGCTACCACTACCGTCAATGTCCCCTTCCGCGATGACCCAGTAATTTATTTAGCCAGGGCGACCGTATTTAATGGTTTAATTCGCATCCAAGGTTTAGGCGCAGATGCCAGTAAATACAGTGGTAAAATCATTCATCATCTGGGCGAAAAACATTTGCAGCTAATTTACGATGACCTCGATAACGATAATTTAGCGATCGAAGAAATTCCTTACAGAACCCGAAAACCCGTTGTACAAACCTATGACCCACAGTTGGATATTACTGTTATAGATTTGGGGAGTGGGGAATTGGGAGTAGAGAATGGGGTGTAAGAATAGAACTGACGCACAAGGACAAGGATTATCTGTGGAGAGTGGGTGTAAGGGTGAAGGGGTGTAAGGGTTTGGAATATATACACCCCTTCAACCTCATACCCCTACACCCTTATTTCTGAAGGTGTATAGTTTTTCCGCGTCAAGACAGCGAAACATAAAACCAGAAAGGTAAGAGTACCAGCTAAATACAAGGGATAGCTATAGGTTTGGGGATAAGATTGATTGATGAGCATACCTGCAATCACAGGCCCAACGCCGTTGGAAATGCTTAAATAAGAAGCGTTCAAACCCATTGCTGTACCTTGTTCTTGAGATTTGGCGTTGAGGGAAATCAACGTATTAATCATGGGTTGAACTAAAGAGTTAAATAGTGAATAGACAATACTAACTACGACAAAATAAATAATATTGTGCCAAATTGGCATGATGATAAATGATAAACTGCGGATAAATAAAGCCAAAAATAATATACTCACAATATTAAATTTGCGGCTGAGAATTGACACTCCCCAAGTTTGCATAATTGTACCCAGCGCCCCAAATAAGATGAACACGAGTGTCAAAGATTGGCTATTTTGTCCTAAAACCTGAATAAAGTAAGGTTGAAAGGCATAGGTAAAAATTGTAAAAGTTGTCCCAATAAAAAAATTAATAATTAGCAAGATACCTATTTTTGGGATTGCTAAACCGCGAATTAAATTACCTAAGCCGAGGTCAAAAAGATTATTTGCTTTCGCTGCTTTGGTTTGTAGTGTTTCTGGCAAAAAGAAAATAGTAATTAATAGTGCTAAAAATGCGATCGCACCAGAAACTAAAAATGCTGCCCCCAGAGAAAATTGCTGCGCCAGCAAACTCGTAACTGGCCCCAACACAAAGCCTAAACCAAAGGCGGCACCGTTAATGCCAAAGGCTTTGGCGCGGTTTTCCGGTGTGGTGACATCAGAAATAATCGCCTGGGCCACCGAAGCATTTCCGCCCGTAATCCCATCCAGAAATCGGGCGAAGAATAGCCAAGTTGCGGTGGTTGCTGTACCTGCGATCGCATTAGCAATCACAGTCCCCGCCAAACTAATGATTAATAAAGGTTTACGTCCAAAGCGATCGGATAATTTACCAATGACTGGGGTAGCAAAAAACTGAGATATTGAATAAATCGAAAATAACAAACTGGTCTGAAAATCACTCAAGCCAAATTGTTTGCCATAAAGATAGATAATAGGAATTAAAATTGTCAGACTGAGGGAATTAATAAAGGCAACTAAAGCGGTAATCCAGAAATTTCGGTTCATTGGCAGTGTCACAGCGCCCAGTATTACTTAGCCACTGCACTGTATCAGAAAACAGGGGCTTGTAACTCTAGTGATCATAATGATTTGCCGTTATTTTAGCTACACCAATGAAATTTCAATTTAAAAAACCTGCACGCCAGCAACGACAACGTTCACAACCCATTGTCCACCTCAAGTACCACAATGGTAATATCGAGATTAAGGGTTTAGGTGTCTGGCATTCTTACTGGCGCGATCCCTACCATTTACTCTTGACAATTCCCTGGTCTGGATTTGTACTAGTAATTTTTGTTGTTTACGTAGCTATTAATACCCTATTTGCTTTGGCGTATTTATTGGGCGGAGATTGCATTGCTAATGCCCGTCCCGGTTCTTTTTTAGATGTTTTTTTCTTTAGTGTGCAAACTCTGGCATCTATTGGTTATGGGGCAATGTATCCCAAGACAAACTATGCCAATATTATTGTGACGATTGAAGCGATCGCAGGTGTCATGGGAATTGCCATGATGACGGGGTTGGCCTTTGCCCGGTTTTCTCGGCCAACAGCCCGTGTCATTTTTAGCCGTGTGGCGGTGATTGTTCCCTATGAACAAGCGCCAACTCTTATGTTTCGCACCGCCAACCAGCGACGTAATTTCATTGTAGAAGCGCAGATGCGGGTTTATCTGATGCGTGATGAAATTACCGCCGAAGGTGAGTTTATGCGCCGCATTTATGACCTCAAACTTGTCCGACAGCAAACCCCTGGCTTCGCTTTAAGTTGGTCAGTTATGCACATCATTGATGAATCTAGCCCTTTATATGGGGTGACACCAGATTCTTTAAATCAAACCAATAGTATGTTGATGATCTCTTTAACAGGCATTGATGAAACAGTCGCACAAGTTGTTCATGCACGTCATAGTTACGGTGCTAACGATATTTTATGGAATCATCGATTTGTCGATATCCTGCATCACACCTCCAATGGACATCGTTACATCGACTACAACAATTTCCATGATGTTTTGCCGTTGGAGTAATCCCATTTCACAAAAAATCTGATACAGATGTAAACTCTAAAATCCTTGCTAAATCTAAGTTTTTTAATTGCGTTAGCGAGGAACGAGCGTCGCGTCATTGCGAATTGCGAATTGTGAATTGCGAATTGATATAAAGCCGAGTGCTATTAGTTTTAACGCAGAAGTTAGCGCCGAGGAACAAAAAGCTTTTTATTAAAAATGATTGACTATTGTTGAGGATTATTGCTACCAAGTGCCTCTTTGGTAATTTCTAGTTGTTTTTTGGCACGTTTTAATTGTTTCCACAAAGTCTTGATTTGCTGATAAGCTTCTTCTGGGGAAAGTTTACCGTTAGTTTGCAGATTACTAATGTAGCTGACTCTTTGAGCAAATTCTTGTAGACTCGCGTTAAACACTAGGTATTCTGGTTTGAATTGACCATAATAGCAACTGCGAGGATAAAGAAAATCAGAGAGATTTGAGAGAAAATCTGATTGATCTGCCATAATTATTTAAACTTTGCGAATTTAATAAAAACCAGTAGTTGAGAAACTTTAGCATACATTCTGTAAAGACAAAGTAAGCACAGATACAGGTATGCGGCATCGTGGGACGATGCTAACTATAGCGAAGTGCTGAGTAGGAATCCGGTATTCTCAGGTTTTTCAAACATAAACATAGTCCTAACATCTGCTTCGCCTGCTATATCTGTAAAAATTAGATGATCTTGGATCTATACCAGTAAAGTTGGTATTAACAGTATACTAACAGAGTCTGAAAAAGTGTAGCTAAATTAACTTTTGTCGATTAATCGTTAATTTACATATCCTGTAGCGGATGAGGAATGTATTTTATATATAAAAATACTGAGAAAGATAAAATGCCGAGTTACTTCACACAATCAATTTGCCTAATTATGATGGCGATCGCATCTTTGAATAATATCAATATTTTCTTCAAAGATCAGGTTGTAGCCCAAACTATAAATGCAGAGCAATTCCCAGTAAATATATTAGGCGATCGTATATTTACATTAGCAGTCAAGACTGCATCCATTTTTGAAAGAAACACTAGGCCATTGGCAATCACAGCTACACAAACAAAGTCCGCCTATACTGATTATCTTAAAACCCGCGCAGGAGGTGAGGGGGTCGCAGTCTTGGCGGTTCCCGTCGATTGCGACCCCCCGAACCCGAAGGGGTTTAGTTTGTATAGCCCCAGACTTCAGTCTGAGGGCTATGTGCTGAATGTGGATGCGATCGCTGTTAATTCTGCTACTGAACAGATTCAGCAAGTTGCTAAACAACAAAATGCCACCCTTGTGCAGTATTCAATTATTAATGATGAATTTACGATTGCTGGCAAAAAACAAACTAGAGAATCAGAACTCTATATTTGGGTAATTCAACCAACAGGAGATATAGCCTTTCGTAAAGTTGATATTAAATCATTGTGGCAAAAACAAAACACATCCCTAGCTGATTTAATTGCTCGCAGTCGTTTGTCTATTGGGGTGAGAGGTAATTATAATTATCTCAAGCGTAATCAACTTAAAGATGACTTCCAAAAACTATATGAATTATTAATTAAACCTATTAAAAAATTATTACCACAGCAACAAAATACAGATGTTGTTTTTATTTCCCAAGGCGAATTATTTCTTGTACCTTTTGCCGCCTTACAAGATACAAAAGGTAAATATTTAATTGAGCAATATGCAATTGCCACTGCACCTTCTATTCAAGCCTTAAATTTACTTTATCAGCGAAAAAAAACAATATTAAAAATGTCAATCGAGATATTTTAGTAGTGGGTAATCCTATAATACAATCTGATCGAAGAGAACCGCTTCAGCTACTAGGTGCAGAACAAGAAGCAAAAGCGATCGCGCAGTTATTTAACACCCAACCACTCATAGGTAATGCCGCAACCGAAACCGCAGTTGTACAACGAATGCCGCAAGCCAAAATTATTCATTTAGCAACAAAAGCATATCTCAATAATCAGCAAGGTTTAGCTTTCACACCCTCCACTCAAGATGACGGCTTACTCACACCCGCAGAAATTCAAAAATTAAAATTAACAGCAGATTTAGTTGTCTTAAGTGCCAACGATACGGCAATCGGGAAAATCACAAATGATGGTGTTATTGGCTTATCACGTTCTTTCTTGTCGGCGGGAGTTTCCAGTGTGATTGCTTCTTTATGGGATATATCAGATCAACCAACCGCATTTTTAATGACAAAATTTTATCAAAAACTCCATGAAAAACCAGATAAAGCAGCAGCCTTGCGTTATGCGATGCTAGAAACTAAGAAAAAATACCCAAACCCCAGAGATTGGGCAGCTTTTACTTTAATTGGCTTGTTGTAATTTGAAATTAGGATGAGAATTATGAGTGATATCTACATACGCAAAAGCAAAATTATTTTAATAGCTTTCAATACTTT encodes the following:
- a CDS encoding MFS transporter, which codes for MNRNFWITALVAFINSLSLTILIPIIYLYGKQFGLSDFQTSLLFSIYSISQFFATPVIGKLSDRFGRKPLLIISLAGTVIANAIAGTATTATWLFFARFLDGITGGNASVAQAIISDVTTPENRAKAFGINGAAFGLGFVLGPVTSLLAQQFSLGAAFLVSGAIAFLALLITIFFLPETLQTKAAKANNLFDLGLGNLIRGLAIPKIGILLIINFFIGTTFTIFTYAFQPYFIQVLGQNSQSLTLVFILFGALGTIMQTWGVSILSRKFNIVSILFLALFIRSLSFIIMPIWHNIIYFVVVSIVYSLFNSLVQPMINTLISLNAKSQEQGTAMGLNASYLSISNGVGPVIAGMLINQSYPQTYSYPLYLAGTLTFLVLCFAVLTRKNYTPSEIRV
- a CDS encoding ion channel; this translates as MKFQFKKPARQQRQRSQPIVHLKYHNGNIEIKGLGVWHSYWRDPYHLLLTIPWSGFVLVIFVVYVAINTLFALAYLLGGDCIANARPGSFLDVFFFSVQTLASIGYGAMYPKTNYANIIVTIEAIAGVMGIAMMTGLAFARFSRPTARVIFSRVAVIVPYEQAPTLMFRTANQRRNFIVEAQMRVYLMRDEITAEGEFMRRIYDLKLVRQQTPGFALSWSVMHIIDESSPLYGVTPDSLNQTNSMLMISLTGIDETVAQVVHARHSYGANDILWNHRFVDILHHTSNGHRYIDYNNFHDVLPLE
- a CDS encoding DUF7219 family protein, with translation MADQSDFLSNLSDFLYPRSCYYGQFKPEYLVFNASLQEFAQRVSYISNLQTNGKLSPEEAYQQIKTLWKQLKRAKKQLEITKEALGSNNPQQ
- a CDS encoding CHAT domain-containing protein, whose translation is MPSYFTQSICLIMMAIASLNNINIFFKDQVVAQTINAEQFPVNILGDRIFTLAVKTASIFERNTRPLAITATQTKSAYTDYLKTRAGGEGVAVLAVPVDCDPPNPKGFSLYSPRLQSEGYVLNVDAIAVNSATEQIQQVAKQQNATLVQYSIINDEFTIAGKKQTRESELYIWVIQPTGDIAFRKVDIKSLWQKQNTSLADLIARSRLSIGVRGNYNYLKRNQLKDDFQKLYELLIKPIKKLLPQQQNTDVVFISQGELFLVPFAALQDTKGKYLIEQYAIATAPSIQALNLLYQRKKTILKMSIEIF
- a CDS encoding CHAT domain-containing protein — encoded protein: MGNPIIQSDRREPLQLLGAEQEAKAIAQLFNTQPLIGNAATETAVVQRMPQAKIIHLATKAYLNNQQGLAFTPSTQDDGLLTPAEIQKLKLTADLVVLSANDTAIGKITNDGVIGLSRSFLSAGVSSVIASLWDISDQPTAFLMTKFYQKLHEKPDKAAALRYAMLETKKKYPNPRDWAAFTLIGLL